In Candidatus Syntrophoarchaeum caldarius, one DNA window encodes the following:
- a CDS encoding YcfA-like protein, with protein sequence MCTIVEDFGFRLKGRKGSHIIYMHDEVKELLNFQDVSGKANPYRVRLFIKIIEKYNLVEEGESSA encoded by the coding sequence TTGTGTACGATTGTAGAGGATTTTGGTTTCAGATTAAAAGGCAGAAAAGGCAGTCACATAATTTACATGCATGATGAGGTAAAGGAGCTGTTGAACTTTCAGGATGTAAGTGGTAAGGCAAATCCTTATCGGGTAAGACTGTTTATAAAGATCATTGAGAAGTACAACCTCGTAGAGGAGGGTGAATCAAGTGCCTAA
- a CDS encoding plasmid stabilization protein, whose amino-acid sequence MRYNVLISKTARRTLENLQEKDKQRIISKLKELTNNPGKRRTKMNIKKLRDTDPTLYRLRVGDFRVIYAIIGDEVKVTEIMHRGKNYRGY is encoded by the coding sequence ATGCGTTACAATGTCCTGATCTCAAAGACTGCACGAAGAACACTCGAGAACCTCCAGGAAAAGGATAAACAACGAATAATCTCTAAACTAAAGGAGTTGACAAACAATCCAGGAAAAAGACGGACAAAGATGAACATTAAGAAACTTCGCGACACAGATCCAACGTTATACAGACTTCGTGTTGGAGATTTTAGGGTGATATATGCTATCATCGGAGATGAAGTTAAAGTCACAGAGATTATGCATCGTGGCAAAAACTATCGTGGATACTGA
- a CDS encoding YcfA-like protein, producing MWYEKATWIEDDKTIKITVPLHEVLKKGTLRQILKESGLSMDEFLRLLNR from the coding sequence TTGTGGTATGAAAAAGCTACCTGGATCGAGGATGATAAAACGATTAAGATTACTGTTCCGCTTCATGAGGTACTGAAGAAGGGCACATTGAGGCAAATTCTCAAAGAATCTGGCCTGAGCATGGATGAATTTTTGCGATTGCTCAATCGATAA
- a CDS encoding acylphosphatase: MNSIEQAHLIIKGRVQKAGYRDHIDEMAFNLDLTGYVKNLPDGSVEVVCEGEREKIEQFIDLIWIKQYPISVEDIEVDYSDATGEFRDFEIIREEDLTEAVYERMDTAARYMREMNRNLGEKIDKVGEKVDIVAEKVDAGREENKKGFSMLGEKIDSIKDDTSAIRTSLSSLDDLKIKYEELRRDILEIKQALKEKGIV, translated from the coding sequence ATGAACAGTATTGAACAGGCACACCTCATCATCAAAGGAAGGGTACAGAAGGCAGGTTATCGTGATCATATCGATGAGATGGCGTTCAATCTTGATCTTACAGGATATGTGAAGAATCTTCCCGATGGATCGGTTGAGGTTGTCTGTGAAGGAGAGCGAGAGAAGATCGAGCAGTTTATCGATCTGATCTGGATAAAACAGTATCCAATCTCGGTTGAGGATATAGAGGTGGATTATTCAGATGCAACAGGTGAATTCAGAGACTTTGAGATCATAAGAGAAGAGGATTTAACTGAAGCAGTCTATGAACGAATGGATACCGCTGCCAGGTACATGAGAGAGATGAACAGGAATCTTGGCGAGAAAATCGATAAAGTTGGAGAGAAGGTTGATATAGTTGCTGAGAAGGTTGATGCAGGAAGAGAAGAGAACAAAAAGGGATTTTCGATGCTTGGCGAGAAGATAGATTCGATCAAGGATGATACATCAGCGATCCGCACCAGTCTCTCCTCACTCGATGATCTGAAGATCAAGTATGAAGAGTTACGTCGGGATATTCTTGAGATAAAGCAGGCTTTGAAGGAGAAAGGGATTGTTTAG
- a CDS encoding protein containing DUF1628, which yields MKVIRKDIREDEEAVSPVIGVILMVAITVILAAVIAAFVFGMGPPTAAPQASLRITDTDTGAETVTLVHDGGDSLDLTDVKLIVDVGGTRATWDPLASSTANMSVGDKMVIDIDGDTIKLNGGSDISSTKSGSLSGIAAGDEVTVTFVDKISQKKIAELSARC from the coding sequence ATGAAAGTGATTAGAAAAGATATACGAGAGGATGAGGAGGCGGTTTCGCCGGTCATCGGTGTTATTCTCATGGTTGCGATCACGGTCATACTTGCAGCGGTCATCGCGGCGTTTGTCTTCGGGATGGGGCCACCAACGGCTGCACCACAGGCAAGCCTGAGAATAACAGATACAGATACAGGTGCTGAAACTGTGACGTTAGTTCACGATGGCGGAGACAGCCTTGATCTTACTGATGTGAAACTGATCGTAGATGTAGGTGGAACGAGGGCCACATGGGATCCACTTGCTAGCAGTACTGCTAATATGTCAGTGGGTGATAAGATGGTGATCGATATAGACGGTGATACTATCAAATTAAATGGTGGTAGTGATATTAGTAGCACAAAAAGCGGCTCTTTGAGTGGGATTGCAGCTGGTGATGAAGTCACAGTGACATTTGTCGATAAGATAAGTCAGAAGAAGATCGCAGAACTTTCTGCAAGGTGCTGA
- a CDS encoding flavodoxin, producing the protein MILIIDYMEGFKMRVLVAYFSKTGNTKMMAETIAQSVEENGCDVVLKRIEDATPEDMLEADGVIIGSPTYYGTAAGAVKSLFDESVKYHGKLDGKVGAAFTSCGIIGGGSETAILSILYPMLVHGMIIQGDPKIGHFGVVAVKTPDDAVLNDCKRLGERVANLIKKLK; encoded by the coding sequence TTGATTCTGATCATCGATTATATGGAGGGTTTTAAGATGAGAGTACTTGTGGCATATTTTTCAAAGACCGGAAATACGAAGATGATGGCAGAAACCATCGCCCAGAGTGTTGAGGAGAATGGATGTGATGTGGTTTTGAAACGGATTGAGGATGCAACACCTGAGGATATGCTTGAAGCAGATGGTGTTATCATCGGAAGTCCGACATACTATGGAACCGCGGCAGGAGCTGTGAAATCACTCTTTGATGAGAGTGTTAAGTATCATGGTAAGCTGGATGGCAAGGTTGGTGCTGCGTTCACATCCTGTGGCATCATCGGTGGCGGAAGTGAGACTGCGATCCTGTCCATCCTCTATCCGATGCTGGTTCACGGGATGATCATACAGGGAGATCCAAAGATTGGACACTTTGGTGTGGTGGCGGTCAAAACACCTGATGATGCAGTTCTCAACGACTGCAAACGACTCGGAGAACGTGTGGCAAATCTAATAAAAAAGCTGAAATAG
- a CDS encoding thiamine S protein — MIIRLPDGSQKKVDISTMRVDELLRSLSLNPVLYLIRKDGRIIPEDSIVGGDDTIELIESTHSG, encoded by the coding sequence ATGATCATCAGATTACCCGATGGATCTCAGAAAAAGGTTGACATCTCCACAATGAGGGTCGATGAGCTTTTAAGAAGCCTATCACTCAACCCTGTTCTATATCTTATTAGAAAAGATGGGAGGATCATACCAGAAGATTCAATTGTAGGAGGAGATGATACAATCGAACTTATAGAGTCAACGCACAGCGGTTGA
- a CDS encoding threonine synthase, with protein MFYGLRCIACGRSIELERIVYTCPHCGGLLEVVYDLDKIEISRQSLEGVKESVWKYRSLLPFPADIKPISIQEGGTALYRCDRLAASIGIDELYVKHEGLNPTGSFKDRGMTVGVTKALELGMEVVACASTGNTSAALSIYAAKAGIPAVVLLPAGKVALGKVAQALMHGAKVIGIRGNFDDALTLVRDLCEKERFYLLNSINPYRLEGQKTIGFEIADQLGWRVPDRLVLPVGNAGNITAIFKGFVEFRAAGITDTVPKMCGIQAEGSCPVADAFRAGKKDIEPEKNPETIATAIRIGDPVNAVKALAAIYDSGGLADTVSDDEIIQAQRDLAKLEGIGVEPASAASVAGLRKLVENGAIKRDESVVCVTTGHLLKDPEEVITVCGAPFEVDARIEEVMRVVRER; from the coding sequence ATGTTTTACGGTCTTCGATGTATAGCATGTGGAAGAAGCATTGAACTGGAGAGAATCGTATACACATGCCCCCATTGTGGTGGACTCCTTGAGGTGGTATATGATCTTGATAAAATCGAGATCTCAAGACAAAGCCTCGAGGGTGTGAAGGAGTCGGTCTGGAAGTACAGATCGCTTCTTCCTTTTCCCGCTGATATAAAGCCGATCTCGATTCAGGAGGGTGGAACAGCACTCTACCGCTGTGATCGGCTTGCAGCGAGTATCGGAATCGATGAGCTTTATGTTAAACATGAGGGTCTGAACCCAACGGGCTCGTTCAAGGATCGGGGGATGACGGTCGGGGTTACAAAAGCCCTTGAACTCGGGATGGAGGTTGTCGCCTGTGCATCCACGGGCAACACATCTGCTGCACTATCGATCTATGCTGCAAAGGCAGGGATTCCAGCGGTTGTGCTCCTTCCTGCAGGAAAGGTCGCGCTTGGTAAGGTTGCACAGGCTCTGATGCACGGTGCAAAGGTGATCGGGATCAGGGGCAACTTTGATGACGCTCTCACACTCGTTCGAGACCTGTGCGAAAAGGAGCGATTCTATCTCTTAAATTCGATAAACCCGTACAGGCTCGAGGGGCAGAAAACGATCGGCTTTGAGATCGCAGACCAGCTTGGATGGAGAGTTCCAGACCGACTGGTTCTGCCTGTTGGAAATGCTGGAAACATCACAGCGATCTTCAAAGGCTTCGTGGAGTTTAGAGCGGCCGGGATCACAGATACAGTACCGAAGATGTGCGGGATACAGGCAGAAGGCTCATGCCCGGTTGCTGATGCATTCCGTGCGGGTAAAAAGGATATTGAACCTGAGAAAAATCCTGAGACTATCGCAACAGCGATTCGGATCGGCGATCCCGTGAATGCGGTGAAGGCACTTGCTGCAATCTATGACTCAGGTGGGCTTGCTGATACCGTGAGCGATGATGAGATCATACAGGCACAGCGTGATCTTGCAAAGCTTGAAGGAATCGGTGTTGAGCCAGCAAGTGCTGCATCTGTCGCGGGCCTGAGAAAGCTCGTTGAGAATGGTGCAATCAAAAGGGATGAGTCTGTTGTCTGTGTTACAACAGGGCACCTACTGAAAGATCCTGAGGAAGTTATTACTGTCTGTGGCGCGCCTTTTGAGGTTGATGCCAGAATCGAGGAAGTTATGCGGGTTGTGAGGGAGCGATGA
- a CDS encoding N(5)N(10)-methylenetetrahydromethanopterin dehydrogenase, with the protein MVKVGFIKLGNIGMSLIVNLLLDERADREDIDVRVAGTGAKMGKPEAQDVLSFLKWEPDLLIVTSPNAALPGPKIVREAFEGKPCIVISDGPAKKAVDSMKEKGFGYIILPGDPMIGARREFLDPTEMALFNTDVLKVLSACGASRLVQEEIDRVIEEIKAGKEVTLPQIIATAEIVTERANFSNPYARAKAIAAYSMAEKVGELDSKACFMMKDPEAYTMMVAAAHELIREAALLADEAREIEKGQDTLSRAPHAKSGELLSKQGLMEPLK; encoded by the coding sequence ATGGTTAAAGTCGGTTTCATAAAACTTGGAAATATCGGAATGTCATTGATTGTGAACCTGCTTCTCGATGAGCGGGCAGATCGCGAGGATATCGACGTAAGAGTTGCAGGTACGGGTGCAAAGATGGGAAAGCCTGAGGCACAGGACGTATTGAGTTTTCTCAAATGGGAGCCCGATCTTCTCATCGTAACAAGCCCGAACGCTGCACTTCCAGGTCCAAAGATCGTCAGGGAGGCGTTTGAGGGTAAACCCTGTATCGTTATCTCAGATGGTCCTGCAAAGAAGGCAGTAGATTCAATGAAGGAGAAAGGCTTCGGCTATATCATCCTGCCAGGTGATCCGATGATCGGTGCAAGGCGGGAGTTCCTCGATCCAACCGAGATGGCACTCTTTAACACCGATGTTTTGAAGGTATTATCTGCATGTGGAGCTTCGAGGCTTGTGCAGGAAGAGATCGATCGTGTTATCGAGGAGATCAAGGCAGGCAAAGAAGTTACACTTCCTCAGATCATTGCGACAGCCGAGATCGTCACAGAACGCGCCAATTTCTCAAACCCATACGCCCGTGCAAAGGCGATTGCAGCCTACAGTATGGCTGAGAAGGTTGGAGAACTCGACTCAAAGGCGTGCTTCATGATGAAAGATCCCGAGGCATACACGATGATGGTAGCAGCAGCCCATGAGCTTATCAGGGAAGCAGCTCTACTTGCAGATGAGGCAAGAGAGATTGAGAAGGGGCAGGACACACTATCAAGAGCGCCTCATGCAAAATCTGGCGAACTCCTCTCAAAACAGGGTCTCATGGAGCCGCTTAAGTGA
- a CDS encoding 4Fe-4S ferredoxin: protein MKSLILYYSQCVTGNTEKIAKKIAAGLRTGGNTCDLIKLTKYSRDLEIVRSTDFKAYDLIGIGVPVYYFHPPYHILDLLHEFPRLDGLRVFLFCTSGGNPGSTLYQMKVILDQKGLKIIDGYDRWIGHDVHQMYSRRGGHLESSDGHPTIEELEEAEKFGENLIKKVEDPNTPEKTDFWDKESSSAKMWTFEGIQKWFPEFNLVEERCTSCGKCAEICPVDAIVLDPYPRWVKDCDRCYICELKCPEGAIVCDWGPQCDYIEDLMAKRKARKGA, encoded by the coding sequence ATGAAGAGTCTCATCCTCTACTACTCACAGTGTGTTACGGGCAACACGGAAAAAATCGCCAAGAAAATCGCAGCAGGTTTGAGAACTGGCGGAAACACCTGTGACCTTATCAAGCTGACAAAGTATTCCCGCGACCTCGAGATTGTAAGAAGCACCGATTTTAAGGCGTATGATCTTATTGGCATCGGTGTTCCTGTCTACTACTTCCACCCGCCATATCACATCCTCGATCTACTCCATGAGTTTCCCCGGCTCGATGGGCTAAGGGTTTTTCTATTCTGCACAAGTGGTGGTAACCCTGGTTCAACGCTCTATCAGATGAAGGTCATTCTTGATCAGAAAGGGCTAAAGATAATCGATGGTTATGACCGCTGGATCGGACATGATGTTCACCAGATGTACTCAAGGCGAGGGGGGCACCTTGAAAGCTCAGATGGCCATCCTACTATAGAGGAGCTTGAAGAAGCAGAGAAATTTGGTGAAAACCTCATAAAGAAGGTAGAAGATCCCAACACACCTGAAAAGACCGATTTCTGGGATAAAGAAAGTTCATCCGCAAAGATGTGGACATTTGAAGGGATACAAAAATGGTTTCCTGAGTTTAATCTCGTTGAAGAGAGGTGTACGAGCTGTGGAAAGTGTGCCGAGATCTGCCCTGTCGATGCGATCGTGCTTGATCCGTATCCCAGATGGGTAAAGGATTGTGACAGGTGCTATATCTGTGAACTCAAATGTCCTGAGGGAGCGATCGTCTGTGACTGGGGGCCACAGTGTGATTATATTGAGGACCTGATGGCGAAACGAAAAGCACGCAAAGGTGCATGA
- a CDS encoding Alba, DNA/RNA-binding protein, archaeal: MAEDNVIYVGNKPVMSYVLAVVTQFNDGSDEVVVKARGRAISRAVDTAEVVRNKFMPNVVVDKIEIATEELKGSKGDMISVSSIEIFMKAQ; this comes from the coding sequence ATGGCAGAAGACAATGTAATATATGTGGGCAACAAGCCAGTGATGAGTTATGTGCTTGCAGTGGTAACGCAGTTCAATGATGGTAGTGATGAAGTTGTGGTAAAGGCGCGTGGGCGTGCAATCTCAAGGGCAGTCGATACCGCCGAGGTGGTCAGGAATAAATTTATGCCAAATGTGGTCGTCGACAAGATTGAGATAGCTACAGAGGAGCTTAAAGGTAGCAAAGGGGATATGATCAGCGTATCTTCGATTGAGATCTTTATGAAAGCGCAATAG